The proteins below come from a single Balaenoptera musculus isolate JJ_BM4_2016_0621 chromosome 1, mBalMus1.pri.v3, whole genome shotgun sequence genomic window:
- the SPEN gene encoding msx2-interacting protein isoform X3 gives MVRETRHLWVGNLPENVREEKIIEHFKRYGRVESVKILPKRGSEGGVAAFVDFVDIKSAQKAHNSVNKMGDRDLRTDYNEPGTIPSAARGLDDTVSIASRSREVSGFRGGGGGPAYGPPPSLHAREGRYERRLDGASDNRERAYEHSAYGHHERGTGGFDRTRHYDQDYYRDPRERTLQHGLYYTSRSRSPNRFDAHDPRYEPRAREQFTLPSVVHRDIYRDDITREVRGRRPERNYQHSRSRSPHSSQSRNQSPQRLASQASRPTRSPSGSGSRSRSSSSDSISSSSSTSSDSTDSSSSSSDDSPARSVQSAAVPAPTSQLLSSLEKDEPRKSFGIKVQNLPVRSTDTSLKDGLFHEFKKFGKVTSVQIHGTSEERYGLVFFRQQEDQEKALTASKGKLFFGMQIEVTAWIGPETESENEFRPLDERIDEFHPKATRTLFIGNLEKTTTYHDLRNIFQRFGEIVDIDIKKVNGVPQYAFLQYCDIASVCKAIKKMDGEYLGNNRLKVDFANRESQLAFYHCMEKSGQDIRDFYEMLAERREERRGSYDYSQDRTYYENVRTPGTYAEDSRRDYPARGREFYSEWETYQGDYYESRYYDDPREYRDYRNDPYEQDIREYSYRQRERERERERFESERDRDHERRPIERSQSPVHLRRPQSPGASPSQSERLPSDSERRIYSRSSDRSGSCSSLSPPRYDKLDKPRLERYTKNEKTDKERTFDPERVERERRLIRKEKVEKDKTDKQKRKGKVHSPSSQSSETDQENEREQSPEKSRSSNKLSREKADKEGVAKNRLELMPCVVLTRVKEKEGKVIDHTPLEKLKAKLDNDTVKSSALDQKLQVSQTEPAKSELSKLESVRMKAPKERGLSSHVEVVDKEGRPKPRKHLKPEQTVDGVSAVDLEKLEARKRRFADSNLKAERQKSDVKKSSPEMEDARVLLKKQPDISSRDVILLREGESEKKTVRKEILKRESKKIKLDRLNAVPSPKDCQELASISVGPVSRPNSDLQARLREPVGESVENQEIQSKKPTPSKPPLKQLELLDDQGPEREDNRKNYCSLRDEPLECKSGQDKPHSVNTEEKIGIDIDHTQSYRKQMEQSRRKQQMEMEIAKSEKFGSPKKDVDEYERRSLVHEVGKPPQDVTDDSPPSKKKRMDHVDFDICTKRERNYRSSRQISEDSERTGGSPSIRHGSFHEEDDPVGSPRVMSIKGSPKVDEKGLPYSNITVREESLKFNPYDSSRREQMADMAKIKLSVLNPEDELSRWDSQMKQDASRFDVSFPNSIIKRDSLRKRSVRDLEPGEVPSDSDEDGEHKSHSPRASALFESSRLSFLLRDREDKLRERDERLSSSLERNKFYSFALDKTITPDTKALLERAKSLSSSREENWSFLDWDSRFANFRNNKDKEKVDSAPRPIPSWYMKKKKIRTDSEGKMDDKKDDHKEEEQERQELFASRFLHSSIFEQDSKRLQHLERKDEESDFVSGRLYGRQTSDGVNSTTDLIQEPVVLFHSRFMELTRMQQKEKEKDQKPKEVEKQEDTEDHPKTPESASENKESELKTPPSIGPPCVTVVAPESAASSLEKTAGEKTGEVPLVTEEKTTEPASVSEEAKPVSDLTPIAVEQPEQVDLPPGVDTRKDVAETPLVVEESSSVDQLPYLDAKPPTPGASFSQVEISVDPEPASTQTLSKPTQKPEEADEPEVEKPDSAANVEPNASQKAEDVHEVPPPATEGVEVDPPVAAKDKKPNKSKRSKTPIQAAAASIVEKPVTRKSERIDREKLKRSSSPRGEAQKLLELKMEAEKITRAASKNSSADPEHPEPSLPLSRTRRRNVRSVYATMGDHESRSPVKEPVEQPRVTRKRLERELQEAAVVPTTPRRGRPPKTRRRADEDDETEAKEPVETVRPAEGWRSPRSQKVAAGVQQGKKGKNEPKVDAERPEATTEVSPQLNVKENSTKSKADKEEAGSEQKRDRKEISTDRNPPETPPVEVMERKTAPEKNSKSKRGRSRNSRSVVDKSANLRNVEAAVSPSVAAGPAALPAEEAAAVVAVSPEKSESPQEEGSLSLRLNSEPADLDKEPEKEDGSASKPSPEANQLAKQMELEQAVENIEKLAETSTPAAFKAAAADAPEGLSTEDRSKPAHQASETELAAAIGSIISDVSGEPENFPAPPPYPAESPTGLQSPEEGMEPETDEAVSGILETEAATESSRPPGSAPDPSAGPADTKEARENSSETSHPVPEVKGSKEAEVTLARKDKGRQKTTRSRRKRNTNKKTGGATETHVSEPDQVQSESLATSEGATVQPPETPQEEKQSDKPQSTPPESCASDPSKTTSQGNLSQESSVEEKTPTKASALPDLPPASQPAPADDEPRARFKVHSIIESDPVTPPSDSSMPTPPIPSVTIAKLPPPVAAGGIPHQSPPTKVTEWITRQEEPRAQSTPSPALPPDTKASDIDTSSSTLRKILMDPKYVSATGVTSTSVTTAIAEPVSAAPCLHEALPPPVESKKPLLEEKAAAPVTNTADTQASEVPVATDKEKVTPVIAPKITSVISRMPVSIDLENSQKITLAKPAPQTLTGLVSALTGLVNVSLVPVNALAGPVNALKGPVKGSVATLKGLVNTPAGPVNVLKGPVNVLTGPVNVLTAPVNAATGTVNTATGAVTVSAGAVTAASGVVTATTTGAVTVAGAVIAPSAKCRQRSGTNDNSRFHPGSMSVIDDRPADTGSGAGLRVNTSEGVVLLSYSGQKTEGPQRISAKISQIPPASAMDIEFQQSVSKSQVKPDSVAPSQPPPKGPQAPSGYANVATHSTLVLTAQTYNASPVISSVKADRPSLEKPEPIHLSVSTPVTQGGTVKVLTQGINTPPVLVHNQLVLTPSIVTTNKKLADPVTLKIETKVLQPANLGSTLTPHHPPALPSKLPAEVNHVTSGPSTPTDRTVSHLAATKPDVHSPRPSGPAPSPFPRACHPSSTTSAALSTNATVMLAAGIPVPQFISSIHPEQSVIMPPHSITQTVSLSHLSQGEVRMNTPTLPSITYSIRPETLHSPRAPLQPQQIEVRAPQRAGTPQPAAAGVPALASQHPPEEEVHYHLPVARAAAPVQSEVLVMQSEYRLHPYTVPRDVRIMVHPHVTAVSEQPRAADGVVKVPPASKAPQQPGKEATKMADAKAAPAPTPAPHGEARILTVTPSNQLQGLPLTPPVVVTHGVQIVHSSGELFQEYRYGDIRTYHGPAQLAHTQFPAAASIGLPSRTKAPAQGLPPEGEPSQPLQPAQSAQPAQSTQPSQLSQPGQPPSSKMPPVSQEAKGTQTGVEQPRLPNVPGNRPAEPHAQVHRAQAETSQTSYPSPVSVSMKPDLPAPLPAQAAPKQPLFVPTPSGPSPPPGLALPHTEAQPAPKQDSSPHLTSQRPVDMVQLLKKYPIVWQGLLALKNDTAAVQLHFVSGNNVLAHRSLPLSEGGPPLRIAQRMRLEASQLEGVARRMTVETDYCLLLALPCGRDQEDVVSQTESLKAAFITYLQAKQAAGIINVPNPGSNQPAYVLQIFPPCEFSESHLSRLAPDLLASISNISPHLMIVIASV, from the exons CACTGATTCCAGCAGTAGTTCAAGTGATGACTCTCCAGCCCGATCAGTTCAATCTGCAGCAGTCCCAGCCCCCACTTCCCAGTTGCTTTCATCCCTGGAAAAAGATGAGCCCCGTAAAAGTTTTGGGATCAAGGTCCAGAATCTTCCAGTACGCTCTACAG ATACAAGCCTTAAAGATGGCCTTTTCCATGAATTTAAGAAATTTGGAAAGGTGACTTCAGTGCAGATACATGGAACTTCAGAAGAGAGGTATGGTCTGGTATTCTTTCGGCAGCAGGAGGACCAAGAAAAAGCATTGACTGCAtcaaaaggaaaacttttctttGGCATGCAGATTGAAGTAACAGCATGGATAGGGCCAG aaacagaaagtgaaaatgaatttCGCCCTTTGGATGAAAGGATAGATGAATTTCACCCCAAAGCAACAAGAACCCTCTTTATTGGTAACCTTGAAAAAACCACTACTTATCATGATCTTCGCAACATCTTCCAGCGCTTTGGAGAAATTgtg GATATTGATATTAAGAAAGTAAATGGAGTTCCTCAGTATGCGTTCTTGCAATACTGTGATATTGCCAGCGTTTGTAAGGCTATTAAGAAGATGGATGGGGAATACCTTGGAAATAATCGTCTCAAG gtggattTTGCAAATCGGGAAAGTCAGCTGGCATTTTATCACTGTATGGAAAAATCTGGTCAAGATATCAGAGACTTTTATGAAATGTTAGCAGAAAGAAG AGAAGAACGAAGGGGATCGTATGACTATAGCCAAGATCGTACATATTATGAGAATGTTCGTACTCCAGGCACATACGCTGAGGATTCCAGACGGGACTATCCAGCTCGAGGGAGAGAATTTTATTCAGAATGGGAAACTTACCAAGGAGACTACTATGAATCACGATATTACGATGATCCCCGGGAATATAGGGATTACAGAAATGATCCTTATGAACAAGATATTCGGGAATACAGTTACAGGCAAAGGGAACGAGAAAGAGAACGTGAAAGGTTTGAGTCTGAGCGGGACAGAGACCACGAGAGGAGGCCGATTGAACGCAGTCAGAGTCCAGTTCACTTGCGACGCCCGCAGAGTCCCGGAGCGTCACCCTCACAGTCCGAGAGGCTGCCCAGTGACTCCGAGAGGAGGATTTACAGCCGGTCCTCAGACCGGAGTGGAAGCTGTAGCTCACTTTCCCCTCCAAGATACGATAAACTTGACAAACCTCGTTTGGAACGctatacaaaaaatgaaaagacagataaaGAACGAACTTTTGATCCTGAGAGAGTGGAAAGAGAGAGGCGTttaataaggaaggaaaaggTGGAGAAGGACAAAACTGACAAGCAGAAACGGAAAGGAAAAGTTCATTCCCCTAGTTCTCAGTCTTCAGAAACAGaccaagaaaatgagagagaacaaAGCCCTGAAAAATCAAGGAGTTCTAATAAACTGAGCAGAGAGAAAGCTGACAAAGAAGGAGTAGCAAAAAACCGCTTGGAACTCATGCCTTGCGTGGTTTTGACTcgagtgaaagaaaaagaggggaaggTTATTGACCACACTCCTTTGGAAAAGCTGAAAGCCAAGCTTGATAATGACACTGTCAAGTCTTCTGCCTTAGATCAGAAACTTCAGGTCTCTCAGACAGAGCCTGCAAAATCTGAGTTGTCTAAACTAGAATCTGTTAGAATGAAAGCGCCAAAGGAAAGGGGGCTTTCAAGCCACGTAGAAGTGGTAGATAAGGAAGGCAGGCCTAAACCCAGGAAGCACCTAAAACCAGAGCAAACTGTTGATGGGGTAAGTGCTGTGGATCTGGAGAAGCTGGAAGCGAGGAAAAGGCGTTTTGCAGATTCCAATTTGAAAGCAGAAAGGCAAAAATCAGATGTTAAGAAAAGTAGCCCAGAGATGGAAGATGCTCGGGTGCTTTTAAAGAAACAGCCTGACATATCATCTAGAGATGTCATTCTACTGAGGGAAGGAGAGTCTGAAAAAAAGACGGTGAGGaaagaaattcttaaaagagaatctaaaaaaatcaaactagacAGACTTAATGCTGTTCCCAGCCCCAAAGACTGTCAGGAGCTTGCCAGTATTTCTGTTGGGCCTGTATCAAGGCCCAACTCAGATCTGCAAGCAAGGCTGAGAGAACCAGTAGGTGAATCTGTGGAAAATCAAGAAATCCAGTCAAAAAAACCCACTCCTTCAAAACCACCACTCAAACAGCTGGAGCTATTAGATGATCAAGGACCAGAGAGAGAAGATAATAGGAAAAACTATTGCAGTCTTCGTGATGAACCACTTGAATGTAAATCAGGCCAAGATAAACCacattcagtaaatactgaagaaaaaattgGCATTGATATTGATCACACGCAGAGTTACCGAAAACAAATGGAGCAGAGTCGTAGAAAACAGCAGATGGAGATGGAAATAGCCAAGTCCGAAAAGTTTGGCAGTCCTAAAAAAGATGTGGATGAATATGAAAGACGTAGTCTTGTTCACGAGGTCGGCAAACCCCCTCAGGATGTCACTGACGACTCTCCTCCcagcaaaaagaaaaggatggaCCATGTTGATTTTGACATCTGCACCAAGAGAGAACGGAACTACAGAAGTTCACGCCAAATCAGTGAAGATTCTGAAAGGACTGGTGGCTCCCCCAGTATCCGACATGGTTCCTTCCATGAGGAAGATGACCCTGTTGGTTCCCCTAGGGTAATGTCAATAAAAGGGTCTCCTAAAGTAGATGAAAAAGGTCTCCCCTATTCTAATATAACAGTCAGAGAAGAGTCCTTAAAATTTAATCCTTATGATTCTAGCAGGAGAGAACAGATGGCAGACATGGCCAAAATAAAGCTATCTGTCTTGAATCCTGAAGATGAACTAAGTCGGTGGGACTCTCAAATGAAACAAGATGCCAGCAGATTTGATGTGAGTTTCCCAAACAGCATAATTAAGAGAGACAGCCTTCGAAAGAGGTCTGTACGTGACTTGGAACCTGGTGAGGTGCCTTCTGATTCTGATGAAGATGGTGAACACAAATCTCACTCACCCAGAGCCTCTGCGTTATTTGAAAGTTCTcggttgtcttttttattgaggGACAGAGAAGACAAACTACGTGAGAGAGATGAAAGACTCTCCAGTTCTTTAGAAAGgaacaaattttattcttttgcattggATAAGACAATCACACCAGACACTAAGGCTTTGCTTGAAAGAGCTAAATCCCTGTCTTCATCTCGAGAAGAAAATTGGTCTTTTCTTGATTGGGACTCCCGATTTGCTAATTTTCGAAacaacaaagataaagaaaaggttGACTCTGCTCCAAGACCTATTCCATCCTGgtacatgaaaaagaagaaaattcggactgattcagaaggaaaaatggatGATAAGAAAGATGACCATAAAGAAGAAGAACAGGAAAGGCAAGAATTATTTGCTTCTCGTTTTTTACACAGCTCAATCTTTGAACAAGATTCCAAGCGATTGCAGCATCTagagagaaaagatgaagaaTCTGACTTCGTTTCTGGCAGGTTATATGGGAGGCAGACATCTGATGGAGTGAATAGCACAACTGATTTGATTCAAGAGCCAGTAGTTCTTTTCCATAGCAGATTTATGGAACTCACACGAatgcaacagaaagaaaaagaaaaagaccaaaaacccaaagAGGTCGAGAAACAGGAGGATACAGAGGATCACCCCAAGACCCCAGAATCTGCTTCTGAAAATAAAGAGTCAGAACTGAAAACTCCACCTTCGATTGGGCCTCCTTGTGTCACAGTTGTAGCTCCAGAGTCTGCAGCATCATCACTGGAGAAGACAGCTGGTGAAAAAACAGGAGAGGTGCCTTTGGTGACAGAAGAGAAGACCACTGAGCCAGCCTCTGTCTCAGAAGAAGCAAAACCTGTATCTGATCTGACTCCCATCGCTGTGGAACAACCTGAACAAGTAGACTTGCCCCCAGGAGTGGACACCAGGAAAGACGTTGCTGAGACTCCTTTAGTTGTTGAAGAAAGTTCATCAGTCGATCAGCTGCCTTATTTGGATGCCAAGCCTCCAACTCCTGGGGCCTCATTTTCCCAGGTAGAGATCAGTGTAGATCCAGAGCCTGCCAGTACCCAGACACTTTCAAAACCGACTCAGAAGCCTGAGGAAGCCGATGAGCCAGAAGTGGAGAAGCCAGACTCAGCTGCTAATGTGGAACCTAATGCAAGTCAAAAAGCTGAAGATGTTCACGAGGTCCCGCCTCCAGCTACTGAAGGCGTAGAGGTTGATCCTCCAGTTGCTGCAAAAGATAAAAAGCCGAACAAAAGTAAACGTTCCAAGACCCCCATTCAGGCAGCTGCAGCAAGTATCGTGGAGAAGCCTGTCACAAGGAAGAGTGAGAGGATAGACCGGGAAAAGCTCAAGCGGTCCAGTTCTCCTCGGGGAGAAGCACAGAAGCTTTTAGAattgaagatggaggcagagaagaTTACAAGGGCTGCCTCTAAAAACTCATCCGCGGACCCTGAACACCCTGAGCCAAGCTTGCCCCTCAGCCGAACCAGGCGCCGGAATGTAAGGAGTGTCTACGCAACCATGGGTGACCATGAGAGCCGCTCTCCAGTCAAGGAGCCCGTTGAGCAACCACGAGTGACCAGGAAGAGACTGGAGCGGGAGCTTCAGGAGGCCGCAGTGGTTCCTACAACCCCTAGGAGGGGGAGGCCTCCAAAAACACGCCGTCGAGCTGACGAAGATGATGAGACCGAGGCAAAAGAGCCAGTGGAGACAGTCAGACCAGCTGAGGGATGGAGATCCCCACGATCCCAAAAAGTAGCTGCTGGTGTCCAGcaagggaaaaaggggaaaaatgaaccAAAAGTTGATGCTGAACGTCCTGAGGCCACCACTGAGGTGAGTCCCCAATTAAACGTGAAAGAAAACAGCACAAAATCCAAGGCTGATAAAGAAGAAGCAGGAAGTGAACAAAAACGTGATAGAAAAGAAATTAGCACAGACAGAAATCCACCCGAAACCCCCCCAGTTGAAGTGATGGAGAGAAAAACAGCCCCTGAGAAAAACTCCAAGTCCAAGAGAGGAAGATCTCGAAACTCTAGGTCAGTGGTGGACAAATCTGCAAATCTGAGAAATGTGGAAGCCGCTGTAAGTCCCAGCGTGGCTGCAGGCCCTGCAGCACTGCCAGCGGAGGAGGCGGCTGCGGTCGTGGCAGTTTCCCCCGAGAAGAGCGAGAGTCCCCAAGAGGAGGGTAGTTTATCGTTGCGTTTGAACAGTGAGCCAGCTGATCTGGACAAGGAACCAGAGAAGGAAGATGGGTCTGCCTCTAAGCCGTCCCCAGAAGCAAATCAGTTAGCCAAGCAGATGGAGCTGGAGCAGGCCGTGGAGAACATCGAGAAGCTCGCGGAAACCTCCACCCCCGCGGCTTTCAAGGCGGCAGCTGCAGATGCCCCAGAGGGCCTCTCCACAGAGGACCGGAGCAAGCCCGCACACCAAGCCAGCGAGACAGAGCTGGCTGCGGCCATCGGTTCCATCATCAGTGACGTTTCTGGGGAGCCAGAAAACTTCCCAGCGCCTCCGCCTTACCCTGCGGAGTCTCCGACAGGTCTGCAGTCTCCTGAGGAAGGAATGGAGCCTGAGACCGACGAGGCTGTGTCTGGCATCTTGGAGACTGAGGCTGCTACAGAATCTTCTAGGCCACCAGGCAGTGCACCTGACCCCTCAGCAGGCCCAGCAGATACCAAGGAAGCCAGAGAGAACAGCAGCGAAACCTCCCACCCTGTGCCGGAAGTCAAAGGATCAAAAGAAGCAGAAGTTACTCTTGCTCGGAAAGACAAAGGGCGCCAGAAGACCACTCGATCACGCCGCAAACGGAATACAAACAAGAAAACTGGGGGCGCTACAGAGACCCATGTCTCTGAACCTGACCAAGTTCAAAGCGAGAGCCTTGCTACGAGTGAGGGGGCCACGGTACAGCCCCCAGAAACTCcacaggaagaaaagcagagtgACAAGCCCCAGTCCACTCCCCCTGAGTCATGTGCTTCTGACCCAAGCAAGACTACATCCCAGGGAAATTTGTCCCAAGAAAGCAGCGTTGAAGAAAAGACTCCAACCAAAGCATCTGCACTCCCAGACCTTCCCCCGGCCTCGCAGCCAGCCCCCGCGGATGACGAGCCTCGAGCCAGATTCAAGGTGCATTCCATCATTGAAAGTGACCCGGTGACCCCGCCCAGTGACTCAAGCATGCCCACCCCCCCAATTCCTTCTGTAACGATAGCAAAGCTCCCACCCCCTGTCGCTGCTGGGGGGATCCCACACCAGAGTCCCCCGACGAAGGTGACAGAGTGGATCACGAGGCAGGAGGAGCCACGGGCGCAATCCACCCCATCTCCGGCCCTTCCCCCAGACACGAAGGCCTCTGACATAGACACCAGCTCCAGTACGCTGAGGAAGATCCTCATGGACCCTAAATACGTATCTGCCACGGGCGTCACTTCCACAAGTGTCACAACTGCCATTGCAGAGCCTGTCAGTGCTGCCCCTTGCCTGCATGAGGCACTGCCTCCTccagtggaatctaaaaagcctCTTTTAGAAGAAAAAGCAGCAGCTCCAGTAACTAACACCGCCGACACACAGGCCTCAGAGGTTCCAGTGGCCACTGACAAAGAAAAGGTGACTCCAGTCATTGCTCCAAAAATTACTTCTGTTATTAGCCGGATGCCTGTCAGCATTGACTTGGAGAATTCGCAAAAGATAACTCTGGCAAAACCAGCTCCCCAGACCCTGACTGGCCTGGTGAGCGCCCTGACCGGCCTGGTGAATGTCTCCTTGGTTCCAGTGAATGCGCTGGCCGGCCCAGTGAATGCCCTGAAAGGCCCTGTGAAGGGCTCAGTGGCCACGCTGAAAGGCTTGGTGAACACTCCCGCTGGCCCCGTGAACGTCTTAAAGGGGCCAGTGAATGTTCTGACGGGGCCCGTGAATGTTCTCACGGCTCCAGTGAATGCCGCCACAGGCACAGTGAACACTGCCACGGGTGCGGTGACAGTTTCCGCGGGTGCGGTGACTGCTGCATCTGGGGTTGTGACTGCCACGACAACAGGTGCAGTGACTGTGGCAGGTGCGGTGATTGCACCATCCGCAAAGTGCCGACAGAGATCCGGCACTAATGACAACAGTCGGTTCCACCCAGGGTCCATGTCTGTGATTGACGACCGTCCGGCAGACACGGGCTCTGGCGCTGGGCTGCGTGTGAACACTTCAGAAGGGGTTGTGCTGCTGAGCTATTCGGGGCAGAAGACTGAAGGCCCACAGCGGATCAGTGCCAAGATTAGCCAGATCCCCCCAGCAAGTGCGATGGACATTGAGTTTCAACAGTCGGTGTCCAAGTCCCAGGTCAAACCCGATTCTGTCGCGCCATCTCAGCCTCCGCCCAAAGGCCCTCAAGCTCCTTCAGGCTATGCAAACGTGGCCACCCATTCTACTCTGGTACTAACTGCCCAGACATATAACGCATCTCCTGTGATTTCATCGGTTAAGGCCGACCGTCCGTCTTTGGAGAAGCCTGAGCCCATTCACCTCTCTGTGTCCACACCCGTCACCCAGGGTGGCACAGTAAAGGTCCTCACCCAGGGCATAAACACACCCCCGGTGCTGGTTCACAACCAGCTGGTCCTCACCCCAAGCATAGTCACCACTAACAAAAAGCTTGCTGACCCCGTCACCCTCAAAATAGAGACCAAGGTCCTTCAGCCAGCAAACCTGGGGTCCACTCTTACACCCCACCACCCTCCTGCTCTGCCCAGCAAACTGCCTGCAGAAGTGAACCACGTCACCTCGGGGCCCAGCACCCCGACAGATCGGACTGTCTCCCATTTGGCAGCCACCAAGCCCGATGTGCATTCCCCTCGACCTAGCGGGCCGGCTCCGTCCCCGTTCCCGAGGGCATGCCACCCCAGCAGCACCACGTCCGCCGCGCTCTCCACTAATGCCACGGTCATGCTGGCTGCGGGCATCCCTGTGCCGCAGTTCATCTCTAGCATCCACCCAGAGCAGTCCGTCATCATGCCACCCCACAGCATCACCCAGACCGTGTCGCTCAGCCACCTGTCACAGGGCGAGGTGAGGATGAACACGCCCACGTTGCCCAGCATCACCTACAGCATCCGGCCGGAGACACTTCACTCTCCTCGGGCCCCCCTGCAGCCCCAGCAAATAGAGGTCCGGGCCCCGCAGCGTGCGGGCACCCCGCAGCCAGCCGCAGCTGGTGTGCCCGCCCTGGCCTCCCAGCACCCTCCAGAGGAAGAAGTGCATTATCACCTCCCCGTTGCTCGAGCCGCAGCCCCTGTGCAGTCGGAGGTGCTGGTCATGCAGTCTGAGTACCGACTACACCCGTACACTGTGCCCCGGGATGTGAGGATCATGGTGCATCCTCACGTGACGGCCGTCAGCGAGCAGCCCCGGGCAGCGGACGGGGTGGTGAAAGTGCCACCGGCCAGCAAGGCCCCTCAGCAGCCAGGGAAAGAAGCCACCAAGATGGCAGATGCCAaagccgcccccgcccccacccccgccccccacggTGAGGCCCGCATCCTCACAGTCACCCCCAGCAACCAGCTGCAGGGGCTGCCTCTGACCCCGCCTGTGGTGGTGACCCACGGGGTGCAGATCGTGCACTCCAGCGGGGAGCTCTTTCAGGAGTACAGGTATGGGGACATCCGCACCTACCACGGCCCAGCTCAGCTCGCGCACACGCAGTTTCCTGCTGCTGCCTCCATTGGCCTgccttcccggaccaaggctcctGCTCAG GGCCTCCCTCCTGAAGGCGAGCCCTCGCAGCCTCTGCAGCCTGCGCAGTCCGCACAGCCGGCCCAGTCCACGCAGCCCTCCCAGCTCAGCCAGCCAGGCCAGCCACCAAGCAGCAAGATGCCTCCGGTCTCCCAGGAGGCAAAGGGCACCCAGACAGGAGTAGAGCAGCCGCGCCTCCCAAACGTACCTGGAAACAGGCCGGCTGAGCCTCATGCCCAGGTCCACAGGGCGCAGGCGGAAACAAGCCAGACCTCGTATCCCTCCCCTGTGTCTGTCTCGATGAAGCCTGACCTCCCGGCCCCTCTTCCTGCTCAGGCTGCCCCAAAGCAGCCGTTGTTTGTCCCTACAccctcaggccccagcccccCTCCAGGACTGGCTCTGCCGCATACTGAAGCCCAGCCCGCCCCCAAACAAGATTCCTCTCCACATTTGACTTCCCAGAGACCTGTGGATATGGTCCAGCTTCTGAAG AAGTACCCCATCGTGTGGCAGGGCCTACTGGCCCTCAAGAACGACACGGCTGCTGTGCAGCTCCACTTCGTCTCTGGCAACAATGTCCTGGCCCATCGGTCCCTGCCGCTCTCTGAAGGAGGGCCCCCCCTGAGGATCGCCCAGAGGATGCGGCTGGAGGCCTCACAGCTGGAGGGGGTTGCCCGAAGGATGACG gTGGAGACAGATTACTGTCTGCTGTTGGCTCTGCCCTGTGGCCGTGACCAAGAGGACGTCGTGAGCCAGACCGAGTCCCTCAAGGCTGCCTTCATCACGTATCTGCAGGCCAAGCAGGCGGCAGGCATCATCAACGTTCCCAACCCCGGCTCCAATCAG CCCGCCTATGTGCTGCAGATCTTCCCGCCCTGCGAGTTCTCTGAGAGTCACCT